A stretch of the Halomonas sp. CH40 genome encodes the following:
- a CDS encoding type II toxin-antitoxin system RelE/ParE family toxin, producing the protein MIKSFKDRQAALIAEGNVSRKLPHTMQRNALKKLRQLDAASTLDDLRISPGNRLESLSGDREGQYSIRINDQWRLCFCFSNGDAYDVEIIDYH; encoded by the coding sequence ATGATTAAAAGCTTCAAGGATCGTCAAGCAGCGTTGATCGCTGAAGGGAATGTATCGCGTAAGCTGCCACATACTATGCAGCGCAATGCGCTGAAAAAATTACGCCAGCTTGATGCTGCCAGCACGCTTGATGATCTGCGTATTTCGCCCGGCAATCGCTTGGAGTCATTGTCTGGCGATCGCGAAGGTCAATATAGCATCCGCATCAATGACCAATGGCGTTTGTGCTTTTGTTTCAGTAACGGCGATGCTTATGATGTCGAAATTATTGATTATCACTGA
- a CDS encoding HigA family addiction module antitoxin, protein MAKLPNIHPGEILYEDFMQPMGLSKNALASKMGVPATRIGEITLGRRAITADTDLRLARVLGTSEGYWLRLQNAYDLEEARRHLVA, encoded by the coding sequence ATGGCCAAACTGCCTAACATCCATCCTGGCGAAATTTTATATGAAGATTTTATGCAGCCCATGGGGCTGAGTAAAAATGCATTAGCCAGCAAAATGGGCGTGCCCGCCACGCGTATCGGTGAGATCACACTGGGTCGTCGCGCGATTACCGCTGACACTGATTTACGCTTGGCGCGTGTTCTTGGCACTAGCGAAGGCTACTGGCTACGCTTGCAAAATGCCTACGATCTGGAAGAAGCTCGTCGCCATCTAGTGGCCTAA
- a CDS encoding NAD(P)H-dependent oxidoreductase gives MAKKILVFAGSARTGSLNKCFAQLAAKRIEALGGEATFIDLKDYPCPLFDEDIEAQGMPENVVKLREMLAEHDGVVISSPEYNGFITPLLKNTLDWLSRPDDNTPGLALFAGKPAGLLGASPGGLGGIRAMAGVQQLMHNLNLVVIPPAMTLPGAGNAFDDNGALKESAQAEQLDALCQRVIEAVNALR, from the coding sequence ATGGCTAAAAAAATACTGGTATTTGCAGGCAGCGCACGCACAGGTTCGCTTAACAAGTGCTTTGCTCAACTGGCGGCCAAGCGCATTGAGGCATTGGGCGGTGAAGCAACCTTTATCGACCTGAAGGATTACCCTTGCCCCTTGTTTGATGAAGATATTGAAGCGCAGGGCATGCCGGAAAACGTGGTCAAGCTGCGTGAGATGCTGGCCGAGCATGACGGCGTGGTGATTTCTTCCCCTGAGTACAATGGCTTTATCACGCCGCTGCTGAAAAACACCCTGGACTGGCTGTCGCGCCCTGATGACAACACGCCGGGGCTTGCCCTGTTTGCTGGCAAACCAGCCGGTCTGCTGGGCGCCTCACCGGGTGGCCTGGGCGGTATTCGCGCCATGGCCGGTGTTCAACAACTGATGCATAACCTCAACCTGGTGGTTATTCCGCCAGCCATGACGTTGCCGGGCGCAGGCAATGCCTTCGACGATAATGGCGCGCTCAAGGAATCGGCACAGGCCGAACAGCTTGACGCCCTTTGCCAGCGGGTGATCGAGGCGGTCAACGCGCTGCGCTAA
- a CDS encoding alpha/beta hydrolase: MHLEDFQHLAGIFSVSPDEASLKPLHPGSALAQALEDYFAHYGLETLLADTSLVHAGFIDAGHFSLWCQVWSPPEPSGTAFVVHGYFDHLGLYRHLLERLLAKNWRVVLWDLPGHGLSSGPRAAIDDFKEYQHCLSALQTRLQAESLAPVPWLGIGQSTGAAILATDALTHGNPSPWSGLVLLAPLVRPWGWTQSSWVHRVVSPFIKEIPRKYRANSTDEAFALFLREQDPLQPDKINVGWVSAMRRWMPQLLAYPPVSVPTLILQGEQDLTVDWEWNLTVLAEKFPQAEIHRHPEARHHLVNEAEPIRHELFERLDRFIDQLS, from the coding sequence ATGCACTTAGAGGATTTTCAACATCTTGCAGGGATTTTCTCCGTCTCACCGGATGAAGCCTCACTCAAGCCCTTGCATCCGGGCAGTGCCTTGGCCCAGGCGCTTGAGGACTATTTCGCCCACTATGGGCTGGAAACCTTGCTGGCCGATACCAGTCTGGTTCACGCTGGTTTTATCGACGCTGGGCACTTTTCCCTCTGGTGCCAGGTGTGGAGCCCGCCCGAACCTTCGGGCACGGCCTTTGTGGTTCACGGTTATTTTGATCATCTAGGGCTTTATCGCCATCTGCTTGAACGTCTGTTGGCAAAAAACTGGCGAGTGGTGCTGTGGGATCTGCCGGGTCACGGGCTTTCCAGCGGTCCCAGGGCAGCAATTGATGACTTCAAGGAGTATCAGCATTGTCTGAGCGCCTTACAAACCCGGCTGCAGGCAGAATCCCTGGCGCCAGTGCCCTGGCTAGGTATCGGCCAAAGCACGGGTGCTGCGATTCTGGCCACCGATGCGCTCACCCACGGCAACCCGTCGCCTTGGTCAGGGCTGGTGCTGTTGGCACCGCTGGTAAGGCCCTGGGGATGGACGCAGTCCAGCTGGGTGCATCGTGTGGTTAGCCCCTTTATCAAGGAAATCCCGCGTAAATACCGTGCCAACTCAACCGATGAGGCCTTTGCGCTTTTCCTGCGTGAACAAGACCCGCTGCAACCTGACAAGATCAACGTTGGCTGGGTGAGCGCCATGCGCCGCTGGATGCCACAGCTGCTGGCCTATCCGCCGGTCTCGGTGCCTACTCTGATTCTGCAGGGCGAACAGGATCTCACGGTCGACTGGGAGTGGAACCTGACGGTACTGGCGGAAAAATTTCCCCAGGCGGAGATACATCGCCACCCGGAGGCGCGCCACCATTTGGTCAATGAGGCAGAGCCGATTCGCCATGAACTGTTTGAGCGGCTGGATCGCTTTATCGATCAGTTAAGTTGA